In a single window of the Syngnathus typhle isolate RoL2023-S1 ecotype Sweden linkage group LG19, RoL_Styp_1.0, whole genome shotgun sequence genome:
- the svila gene encoding supervillin a isoform X13, whose amino-acid sequence MYRNPWISNYLSHVKFCGEGLPSDSSITISKSRLLQRRALSFQKQFSLDEKGDPIKVTKDIDVSLLANLNKVSELRKRFEGITTSTSDLEMNRKERITRRLEGIEGEPHPSVLPNLVANRLLEEDTPRYTRASDSCEPRGVTVQRYGMEELENPDSMQPLVPERQSRSQHRSDPKASNHADHNSSPSSSKGGPELESKAERIARYKAERRRQLAERYGISLDLEPDMEHPSRYTRPLKEPDGPERRNKAEFVPDEERNLAMTSTGSPRRGQSAPQKSHPEAGYEMSRSRVDSFLERERLLNLENQRRAAAPEPSTYMDVTSLSSSASVPARDYTGTGAPPSSPKMSRRPSVPSPKHGVSPGDFFIEQQAHNILTRHGSCVSSELTSNQADEEKLDERAKLSVAAKRSLFRELEKNIGSGKPRSRNAAVDRRLRRTQDRSRTQPVTTEEVVIATTAPTHVPHTVHTAVARVSSPTLVCSALAPSSLQASSHHNASAREQAPDARRTPPEQEPQSCKQVAPMDDKSQAQEEPDLCTLSLAEKMALFNRLAQPPTRVTRVRGDTRQRRSSARYQTQPITLGDMEKESSDVDSQDEQEQCEKPVELHQLHNDGGSQFEHLPSSRGGTLSTDHAGDIHVTRAAVEASAPDPRPHDHQTQPYRASRHAEEETERAGGKRKLPSPEREVRQAAPPHPHAGRERREEEEEQWRSRGRLDEAMLNSDHHMLIERQEQKNEEGDHVAFQRRRTFSEELPEPTIVRSRLASGSSRGGVCQPPETDAYPDDGELGAGTLQSEPQDDLCDGMTAKHMSIKQRVALLKKSGEDDWRNRINKKQDAVKVAVDDQNAHLWEVEQSFMKKGDEELMMDDLAVSDQLWVPKSSRSMQVDERYPWRRKRITEAAMESQRIEAQMSIQERKEQIEAQEEAWKSKGHGAANDSTQFTVAARMAKKGLASPSPLQSSSSKAKNSSPAISKPQDEIKAIPDLNLESDRKLEKLESFLGKLNSKALPEATVTVTEKKIKEVMTLDDEDFSKFYRQVEEPLSITNKVELADDFDAIFGRQVPTLMSDMVQHKRAVRPTRNVQASKNPLKMLAAREDIRHEYTEQRLNVGLLESRRMKAEKMNMNSNLSDVALAGLASTENFSNVNLRSVNISEQMSNNSAVPYKKLMLLQVKGRRHIQTRLVEPRASSLNSGDCFLLITPHHCFIWMGEFANVIEKNKAAELGNFIQSKRDLGCRADSVQVIEEGVDSHGQAAKEFWKILGGLASYQSAGTPDEDELYEGAIVETNCIYRLIDNKLVPDDDFWAKIPRCSLLKPKEVLVFDFGSEMYIWHGKEVTLAQRKVAFQLAKHLWNGTFDYTNCDINPLDPGECNPLIPKKGQGRPDWAVFGRLTHHNETTLFKEKFLDWSESRKAPSPSKTSNNHSIDRKDQPTSDQPRAYDAALMLPLHQAPVCTVVDGLNVGRGYGLVEVDDWRCYEISTIGVEVWHILEFDYSRLPRQSIGQFHEGDTYVVKWKFMVSTAVWKRQNPEQVKTTGPGKEKCCYFFWQGRNSTVSEKGTSALMTVELDEERGAQIQVQQGKEPPCFLQCFTGRMIVHAGKREEEEENSQNDWRLYCVRGEMEAESHLVEVVCHCSSLRSRVSMVLLSVSQSLIYLWHGCKSQAHTREVAHTAASRIKEHCPLEAGLHSSSKVTIRECEEGAEPQGFWEALGRRDRKAYDCMLQDPGRFNFTPRLYQLSSSSGDFVAVEFHYPARDNKQVNSMPFLQEDLYSASQPALFLVDNHHEVYLWQGWWPQDSESTGSARIRWDSDRKCAMETVLQYCREKNPKKAPKAYLIHAGLEPLTFTNMFPSWEHREDVAEITEREAEVCNQIILVEDVLARLCQTAYPLEDLLARPLPEGVDPLRLEVYLTDEDFEGVGACGKRGLEMTREEYDSMPAWKQVNLKKSKGLF is encoded by the exons ATGTACCGGAACCCGTGGATTTCCAATTATCTAAGCCATGTCAAGTTTTGCGGTGAAG GACTCCCAAGTGACAGCTCTATCACAATTAGCAAAAGCAGATTGCTTCAGAGGAGAGCTCTTAG CTTCCAAAAACAATTCTCTTTGGACGAAAAAGGTGACCCAATCAAAGTTACCAAAGATATAGATGTTAGTCTCCTGGCTAATCTCAACAAAG TCTCTGAGTTGAGGAAACGATTTGAAGGCATCACCACAAGCACGAGTGACTTGGAAATGAACAG GAAGGAGCGCATCACCCGGCGATTGGAAGGCATCGAGGGGGAGCCGCATCCATCGGTCCTGCCCAATTTGGTGGCCAATCGTCTTCTGGAAGAAGATACACCGCGATACACGAGAGCTTCTGACTCATGCGAGCCACGTGGTG TTACAGTGCAAAGATATGGAATGGAAGAGTTAGAAAATCCAGATAGTATGCAGCCGCTAGTTCCTGAGCGACAGTCCAGAAGTCAACATCGATCTGATCCGAAGGCCTCCAATCACGCTGATCACAATTCATCACCATCATCCAGCAAAGGTGGTCCAGAGCTAGAGTCCAAAGCTGAACGCATTGCCCGCTACAAGGCGGAGCGCCGTCGGCAGCTGGCTGAGCGTTATGGTATCTCTTTGGACCTGGAGCCAGACATGGAGCATCCATCCCGCTACACTCGTCCTCTTAAAGAGCCCGATGGCCCCGAAAGGCGTAACAAAGCGGAGTTTGTCCCGGATGAAGAAAGAAACCTCGCTATGACTTCCACCGGTAGTCCGAGGCGAGGGCAAAGCGCACCCCAAAAGAGCCATCCCGAGGCGGGCTATGAAATGAGTCGAAGCAGAGTGGATTCTTTCTTAGAGAGGGAGCGGCTCCTGAACCTGGAGAATCAACGCAGAGCAGCCGCTCCTGAGCCGTCCACTTACATGGATGTTACATCATTGTCCTCCAGCGCCAGCGTGCCTGCTCGGGACTACACCGGCACAGGCGCGCCGCCAAGCTCGCCCAAGATGAGCAGACGACCTTCTGTCCCCTCACCCAAACACGGCGTGTCACCTGGTGACTTCTTTATCGAGCAGCAGGCCCATAACATACTCACCAGACATGG gtccTGTGTGAGCTCCGAATTGACTTCCAATCAAG CTGATGAAGAGAAGCTCGATGAACGGGCCAAGCTGAGCGTAGCGGCCAAGCGCTCTCTCTTCAGG GAACTGGAGAAAAACATTGGGTCTGGCAAACCCCGTTCGAGGAATGCTGCAGTCGACCGAAGGCTGAGACGGACACAGGATCGGTCTAGAACTCAGCCAGTCACCACCGAGGAGGTGGTCATCGCCACCAC CGCCCCCACTCATGTGCCACACACCGTTCACACGGCTGTAGCGCGCGTCTCTAGCCCCACCCTTGTTTGCAGCGCCCTCGCTCCGAGCAG TCTGCAGGCATCATCGCATCACAACGCCAGCGCCCGCGAGCAGGCGCCAGACGCTCGCCGAACACCGCCCGAGCAAGAGCCCCAGAGCTGCAAGCAGGTCGCACCAATGGATGATAAATCCCAGGCCCAGGAGGAGCCTGACCTCTGCACGCTCAGTCTGGCGGAGAAGATGGCGCTGTTTAACCGGCTGGCTCAACCGCCCACCAGAGTGACTCGCGTCAGGGGGGACACGCGTCAGCGCAGGAGCAGCGCTCGCTATCAGACACAACCTATCACTCTTGGTGACATGGAGAAG GAGTCTTCAGACGTAGACAGCCAGGATGAACAGGAGCAATGTGAGAAGCCGGTAGAACTCCACCAA cttCACAATGATGGAGGTTCTCAGTTTGAACACCTCCCTTCGTCCAGAGGAGGAACGCTATCCACTGACCACGCAGGAGACATCCACGTCACTCGAGCGGCAGTTGAAGCCAGCGCCCCTGACCCGAGACCCCACGACCACCAAACTCAGCCTTATCGAGCCTCGCGACATGCAGAGGAAGAAACAGAGCGGGCAGGGGGGAAGAGGAAGCTCCCCTCTCCCGAGAGAGAAGTCAGGCAGGCGGCTCCGCCTCATCCCCATGCTGGAAGAGAGAgaagggaggaagaggaggagcagtGGCGATCTAGAGGGAGGTTGGATGAAGCCATGCTTAACTCAGACCATCACATGTTGATAGAGAGgcaggaacaaaaaaatgagGAAGGGGACCATGTAGCCTTCCAGAGGCGGAGAACATTCAGTGAAG AGTTGCCCGAGCCCACTATTGTGAGATCCAGACTAGCATCGGGTTCATCGAGGGGCGGCGTGTGCCAGCCTCCCGAGACGGACGCGTACCCCGACGACGGGGAACTTGGAGCCGGCACGTTGCAATCTGAACCGCAGGACGATCTGTGTGACGGGATGACAGCCAAACACATGTCCATCAAACAGAG GGTGGCTTTGCTGAAGAAGAGCGGCGAGGACGACTGGAGGAACAGGATCAATAAGAAGCAGGATGCAGTGAAGGTTGCCGTGGACGACCAGAACGCTCACTTGTGGGAAGTGGAGCAGAGCTTCATGAAGAAG GGCGATGAGGAACTGATGATGGATGATCTTGCAGTGTCTGACCAACTTTGG GTCCCCAAATCTTCCAGATCCATGCAGGTAGATGAGAGGTACCCCTGGAGACGGAAG AGAATCACCGAGGCCGCGATGGAGTCGCAGAGGATCGAGGCCCAGATGTCCATCCAGGAGAGGAAAGAGCAGATCGAAGCTCAAGAGGAAGCCTGGAAGTCCAAAGGCCACGGAGCTGCCAACGATTCCACCCAATTTACTGTGGCGGCACGCATGGCCAAAAAAG GGTTGGCCTCCCCTTCTCCTTTGCAATCATCATCGTCCAAAGCCAAGAACAGCAGCCCTGCCATTTCCAAACCACAAGATG AGATCAAGGCAATACCGGATCTCAACCTGGAGTCGGACAGGAAACTGGAAAAGCTGGAGTCATTCCTCGGCAAGCTCAACAGTAAAG CGCTGCCCGAGGCTACTGTCACGGTAACGGAGAAGAAGATAAAAGAAGTCATGACCCTGGACGATGAGGATTTTTCCAAATTCTATCGCCAAGTGGAGGAACCGCTGAGCATCACTAACAAGGTGGAGCTGGCGGATGATTTTGATGCCATTTTCGGGCGGCAGGTTCCGAC GCTGATGTCAGACATGGTGCAGCATAAACGAGCGGTGCGCCCGACGCGCAACGTTCAAGCGTCGAAGAACCCGCTGAAGATGCTCGCTGCCAGAGAGGACATCAGACACGAATACACTGAGCAGCGCCTCAACGTCGGCTTGTTGGAGAGCAGGAGGATGAAGGCGGAGAAAA TGAACATGAACTCCAATTTATCCGACGTGGCCCTGGCCGGTCTTGCCAGCACCGAGAACTTCAGCAATGTCAACTTGCGCAGTGTCAACATCTCTGAGCAGATGTCCAACAATAGCGCCGTGCCTTACAAGAAATTGATGCTCttgcaggtcaaag GCCGGCGACATATTCAGACCAGGCTAGTGGAGCCAAGGGCGTCGTCGCTGAACAGCGGCGACTGTTTCCTCCTCATCACGCCTCACCACTGCTTCATCTGGATGGGAGAGTTTGCTAACGTCATCGAGAAGAATAAG GCTGCAGAGTTGGGCAACTTCATCCAAAGCAAGCGAGATCTGGGTTGTCGCGCCGACAGTGTCCAGGTCATCGAGGAAGGCGTCGATAGTCACGGCCAAGCTGCCAAGGAGTTCTGGAAGATCCTGGGAGGCCTCGCCAGTTACCAGT CAGCGGGAACACCGGATGAAGATGAGCTTTACGAAGGTGCCATCGTGGAAACCAACTGTATTTACCGTCTGATCGACAACAAGCTGGTGCCGGATGACGATTTTTGGGCCAAGATACCCCGTTGTTCCTTACTCAAACCAAAGGAG GTTCTGGTTTTTGACTTTGGTAGTGAGATGTACATTTGGCACGGGAAGGAAGTGACGCTGGCTCAGAGGAAGGTGGCCTTCCAGCTGGCCAAACACCTGTGGAACGGAACATTTGACTACACAAACTGTGACATCAACCCCCTCGATCCCGGAGAATGCAACCCGCTCATTCCAAA GAAAGGCCAGGGTCGTCCTGACTGGGCAGTGTTTGGAAGACTGACTCATCACAATGAAACCACGTTGTTCAAAGAGAAGTTCTTAGATTGGAGCGAGTCCAGGAAAGCACCCAGCCCCAGCAAAACCAGCAACAACCACAGTATTGATCGCAAG GATCAGCCCACCTCTGATCAGCCCCGTGCCTACGACGCCGCCTTAATGTTGCCGCTCCACCAGGCGCCCGTCTGCACTGTTGTGGACGGCTTGAATGTGGGGCGGGGCTACGGATTGGTGGAAGTGGACGATTGGCGCTGCTATGAGATCAGCACGATTGGCGTGGAGGTGTGGCACATCCTGGAGTTTGACTACAGCCGTCTACCGCGCCAAAGCATCGGACAGTTCCATGAGGGTGACACATATGTGGTGAAGTGGAAATTCATGGTCAGCACTGCAG TCTGGAAGCGGCAAAACCCTGAGCAGGTGAAGACGACGGGGCCCGGCAAAGAGAAATGCTGCTACTTTTTTTGGCAAGGTCGCAACTCCACTGTCAGCGAGAAAGGAACGTCGGCACTCATGACTGTCGAGTTGGATGAGGAGCGAGGAGCAcag ATTCAAGTGCAGCAAGGAAAAGAACCTCCGTGCTTCCTGCAGTGCTTCACAGGAAGGATGATCGTCCATGCAGGGAagagagaagaggaggaagaaaactCGCAAA ATGACTGGCGACTATACTGTGTGCGAGGAGAAATGGAGGCAGAGAGCCATCTAGTGGAGGTTGTGTGTCACTGCAGTAGCCTGCGCTCTCGGGTCTCCATGGTACTGCTGAGCGTCAGCCAGTCCCTCATCTACCTCTGGCACGGCTGCAAGTCGCAAGCACACACACGGGAGGTGGCACACACCGCCGCCAGCAGAATCAAAGAACA TTGTCCTCTGGAAGCAGGACTTCACAGCAGCAGCAAGGTGACCATACGGGAATGCGAGGAGGGAGCAGAACCGCAAGGATTTTGGGAGGCCCTCGGCAGGAGAGACAGGAAAGCTTACGACTGCATGCTGCAAG ATCCTGGCAGGTTCAACTTCACACCTCGTCTGTACCAGCTAAGCAGCAGTTCGGGGGATTTCGTAGCTGTTGAGTTTCACTACCCTGCCAGAGACAACAAGCAAGTCAACTCCATGCCTTTCCTACAAGAGGACCTTTATTCCGCCTCCCAACCAG CATTGTTCCTGGTGGACAACCACCATGAAGTGTACCTGTGGCAAGGTTGGTGGCCTCAGGACAGTGAAAGTACCGGCTCCGCCCGAATCCGCTGGGACTCGGACAGGAAGTGCGCAATGGAGACGGTGCTGCAGTACTGCCGAG AAAAGAATCCGAAAAAGGCCCCGAAAGCGTACCTGATCCACGCCGGCCTGGAGCCGCTCACCTTCACCAACATGTTTCCCAGCTGGGAGCACCGGGAGGACGTGGCTGAGATCACCGAGCGG GAAGCCGAGGTGTGTAACCAGATTATTCTGGTGGAGGATGTGTTAGCCAGACTATGTCAGACCGCATACCCTCTGGAAGATCTCCTGGCTCGGCCGCTGCCTGAGGGCGTTGACCCCCTGCGGTTGGAAGTCTACCTCACAGATGAGGACTTTGAG GGCGTGGGGGCTTGTGGAAAG AGAGGCTTGGAGATGACCCGGGAGGAGTACGATAGTATGCCTGCATGGAAGCAGGTGAACTTGAAGAAATCCAAAGGACTTTTCTAA